In a genomic window of Kluyveromyces marxianus DMKU3-1042 DNA, complete genome, chromosome 7:
- a CDS encoding uncharacterized protein (DUP super family[cl02924], This family consists of several yeast proteins of unknown functions.): MITPDSPHQMLMKGESDNPRKLTCSKLGKDLGRGRISHAIAEHPWTAPCLIGLIVIITILSGAILYYTQYNPSDNRLVMYLILIIVCTPVLLRLLAFMFDPISIRLISETDDALFFLKLIIKGHSWEEIGEIMNSYLFERGIWPTDSYFYDGQQCYDLFDLYSQKCTDPAILAFIQQTKKKLP; the protein is encoded by the coding sequence ATGATAACTCCAGATTCCCCGCACCagatgttgatgaaagGAGAGTCAGATAATCCTCGAAAGCTCACCTGTTCAAAGCTCGGTAAAGACCTTGGTAGGGGCAGAATTTCTCATGCAATTGCTGAACACCCCTGGACAGCACCCTGCTTGATAGGTTTAATCGTCATAATAACCATTTTATCCGGTGCTATTTTATACTATACCCAATACAACCCGTCAGATAACCGATTGGTTATGTACTTAATTTTGATAATAGTTTGCACGCCGGTGTTGCTTAGGTTATTGGCTTTCATGTTCGACCCCATTTCAATAAGGCTTATAAGCGAGACTGATGATgctctctttttcttaaaGTTAATCATAAAAGGTCATTCATGGGAAGAAATAGGTGAAATTATGAACTCGTATCTGTTTGAGCGAGGAATTTGGCCGACAGACAGCTATTTTTATGACGGTCAACAGTGCTATGACCTTTTTGACCTCTATTCTCAGAAGTGTACTGACCCTGCTATACTGGCGTTTATCCAACAAACTAAAAAGAAGCTGCCTTAA
- the PUL4 gene encoding Pul4p gives MACLECKKRKQKCDGQEPCGRCANLNVKCIYGTDGRKDKRKKIKDGSNMFIFKNQTLFSDKCIDVIPRCFSHSSIADGETCNPSFPAFSDEVNFADMISTENTTGSAPLHFDSDFTNIETFDVNNFLRLIGDPFFLTNDDTFEVNEIGNSQPILTRTSSNKLETSIQRNHLIEVLFENDSHTPPGILRDHILELSETYDDLEAIHSENNGKFLLSAVLCLGALTLRKRELMNRDKNKPHLNGISEVASEAYKYYTIATDLIPSVLETPNIDGFCGLVLMANFMTLMIPLEGQLYLSNNALEVAVALNLHQREYYNKMLISNPAQTGVFLLFWNLWCSSCMLATLLGKEPFLTVETISLPRPHEMQPIMNSNPLSIDFMRLRIQLATLQSKIFRSLYVYGSLDKALLQEIETELSLVSTHISNMKGYPIYDKELFYRSKVLMLELSCLKAHNIFLLYRPNLIQKRSLHAVDAAKHIILEIWSHYTKQFPKNAQELVDHLDWNFSYPLRSATLTLSISCIILLKYQQSLDFSEEYNIFEYTLALDVLDDLIQVIPIDERLVKLLKVTTSATVEDTNKLIKEDSLKFWTSMLVC, from the coding sequence ATGGCATGTCTTGAGTGCAAGAAAAGGAAGCAAAAATGTGATGGCCAAGAACCGTGTGGAAGGTGTGCGAATTTGAATGTCAAATGTATTTATGGGACCGACGGACGAAAAGATAAACGGAAGAAGATTAAAGATGGCTCTAACATGTTCATTTTTAAAAACCAAACCTTATTCAGTGACAAATGTATTGATGTAATTCCACGTTGCTTCTCTCATAGTTCAATAGCGGACGGGGAAACATGCAATCCCAGCTTTCCCGCCTTCTCAGATGAGGTGAATTTTGCTGATATGATTAGCACAGAAAACACAACTGGCAGCGCTCCGCTTCACTTTGATTCAGACTTTACAAATATAGAAACCTTTGATGTaaacaacttcttgagGCTAATCGGGGatcccttttttttaaccAATGATGACACTTTTGAAGTGAACGAAATTGGAAATAGTCAGCCAATTCTTACAAGAACATCAAGTAATAAATTAGAAACTTCCATTCAAAGAAACCATTTGATCGAAGTTCTTTTCGAAAATGATTCACATACTCCACCAGGAATTCTCAGAGATCATATTTTAGAGCTGAGTGAAACCTATGATGACTTAGAAGCCATTCATTCCGAAAATAATGGTAAATTCCTTTTATCAGCGGTGTTATGTCTTGGTGCACTAACTCTACGGAAGAGAGAACTTATGAATAGAGATAAGAATAAGCCACATCTCAACGGAATTTCTGAAGTGGCTTCTGAAGCATATAAGTACTACACTATTGCTACAGATCTCATACCAAGTGTTCTTGAAACGCCAAACATTGATGGATTCTGTGGCCTTGTATTAATGGCAAATTTCATGACATTGATGATACCATTGGAGGGTCAATTATATTTATCCAACAATGCCCTGGAAGTTGCAGTTGCACTTAATCTTCATCAGCGAGAATATTACAACAAGATGTTAATATCCAATCCAGCTCAAACCGGGGTTTTTCTCTTATTTTGGAATTTATGGTGCTCATCGTGCATGTTAGCGACTCTTCTTGGGAAAGAACCCTTTTTAACTGTAGAAACTATATCACTTCCTCGACCACATGAAATGCAACCTATCATGAATTCAAACCCACTGTCAATAGATTTCATGCGACTGAGAATTCAATTAGCTACACTCCAATCAAAGATTTTCCGGTCGTTATATGTATACGGCTCGCTTGACAAAGCTttgcttcaagaaatagaaaCAGAGTTAAGCTTGGTCTCTACTCATATATCTAATATGAAGGGTTATCCTATTTACGACAAGGAGTTATTTTACAGAAGTAAAGTACTTATGTTAGAGCTTTCTTGCCTGAAAGCTCACAACATCTTCCTCCTATATAGGCCAAACCTAATTCAGAAAAGGTCTTTACACGCCGTTGACGCAGCAAAACACATCATACTGGAGATTTGGAGCCATTACACCAAACAATTCCCTAAGAATGCGCAAGAACTGGTTGATCATTTAGATTGGAACTTCAGCTATCCCCTACGATCCGCAACTCTAACCTTATCAATTTCATGTATTATTTTACTGAAATACCAGCAGTCTTTAGATTTTTCAGAAGAATACAACATATTCGAATACACTTTAGCTCTGGATGTCCTCGATGATTTGATTCAAGTAATTCCGATTGACGAAAGGCTTGTAAAACTTCTCAAAGTGACTACTAGTGCTACCGTAGAAGATACGAACAAACTAATCAAGGAAGACTCCTTGAAATTCTGGACTAGTATGCTAGTGTGCTGA
- a CDS encoding uncharacterized protein (Flocculin super family[cl09259], This short repeat is rich in serine and threonine residues.), protein MDRHLHDNCSDCYHHTTTINVAWTGSYTATYSTELVTTTGADGVITIEAVYHVKTPAVGSSNTKISTQLNNNTINGADVVPNVHTTMPVETTEVGNPSIINSPWTGTYATTYSTEFVTVTGTDGIVTLKAVYHVETPAMASSNAKTPTETSNNSATSADSVINVQTTNHVVTGGIGSTSKVNIPWTGTYTTTYSTGAITSTFSDGIQAVQTAFYVKTPEMSSFGFGYSNSSSTISHSTDSNDNKSLQDETSKPLDKISVTSGSAMIHPMTETNVQMSQETISNRPTTSRNDDEPVPKRHSSANLNTPLGTTMNAVGETSGVVSGMLDTETKGKQSKTMSDSVGQPVTTSPTTSEAASPQLSLNLSIPNITIMISGHSQINTVETHFEGKANKILISPLMIIILAFL, encoded by the exons ATGGACCGGCACTTACACGACAACTGTAGCGACTGCTACCACCACA CGACTACAATTAATGTGGCATGGACTGGTTCGTACACGGCCACTTACTCCACTGAATTGGTTACTACCACTGGTGCTGATGGTGTTATAACTATCGAAGCGGTATATCATGTGAAAACCCCTGCTGTGGGGTCTTCCAATACCAAAATCTCCACACAGCTAAACAACAATACTATCAATGGTGCCGATGTCGTTCCTAATGTTCATACGACCATGCCAGTAGAGACTACAGAGGTCGGAAACCCCTCTATAATCAATTCTCCATGGACTGGCACATATGCTACCACATACTCTACGGAATTTGTCACTGTGACTGGTACAGATGGTATCGTAACTCTTAAAGCAGTGTACCATGTAGAAACACCTGCTATGGCATCTTCGAACGCCAAAACCCCCACAGAGACGAGCAACAATAGTGCTACCAGCGCAGATAGTGTTATCAATGTTCAGACCACTAATCATGTTGTAACCGGTGGGATTGGAAGTACCTCTAAGGTAAATATTCCATGGACTGGCACTTACACCACTACCTACTCGACAGGGGCCATTACTTCCACTTTTTCTGACGGTATACAGGCTGTCCAAACAGCTTTCTACGTTAAAACTCCAGAGATGAGctcttttggttttggttaCAGTAATAGTTCAAGTACTATTTCCCATAGTACTGATTCAAATGACAATAAAAGTCTTCAAGATGAAACATCCAAACCCTTAGACAAGATATCTGTTACCTCAGGAAGTGCAATGATCCATCCTATGACAGAGACAAACGTGCAAATGTCTCAAGAAACAATTTCTAATAGACCAACGACTTCTAGAAACGATGATGAGCCAGTACCAAAAAGGCATAGTAGTGCAAACCTTAACACCCCTCTTGGAACCACGATGAATGCCGTTGGCGAAACATCCGGAGTGGTGAGTGGAATGCTTGATACTGAAACAAAGGGAAAACAAAGTAAAACAATGTCGGATAGTGTTGGGCAACCAGTAACAACTAGTCCTACAACGTCCGAGGCAGCGTCCCCTCAACTGTCTTTGAATCTATCCATCCCGAATATTACAATTATGATCTCTGGTCATTCACAAATCAACACAGTTGAGACTCATTTCGAAGGTAAAGCCAATAAGATACTCATCTCGCCtttgatgataataatattggCATTCTTATAA
- the HXT15 gene encoding hexose transporter HXT9 translates to MTSDKDVEYVEEVKQIDSSSKLDEKATKNLFKTLKESFNLTMALSSLLLICSSFSHGFDNQGFATIQAMDSFTEKFGEYNVRTGVYAIPPKFLSYLNSFQYIGFAFGLVCGSIVSSRFGRKICVLSMSLYALITATIAITSDSKEQILSARVLNYVFIGMEMAVIPVFQAEIVPPKTRGFFVGAFQLSLAIGGLIIHIITNSTAHIHGTSSWRIPLGLYYIFPSIIASLIMFVPESPRWLILKGKNEEAMQSLVRLRSGTILESEIPDEFESIISSVEVEKQHGSKYTELFTGTNKRRTILVILANTFQQVTGQAFSSQYGTIFIKSLHTVDPFQMSIVSSVINIVGVAIVLLFTDAFGRKKFLVVGSVIQAMALLAMGGLGTGDITTAKKKGVVATMMINGFAYCISWAPLSYVISSEIPTPRLRDKTYAVGILFNILFAFLTAFTLPYLLSKPYANLQSKVGFIYGAFTVLAIVFSYFLPECHGLSLEEIELNFVNNVPLNRFSKNPQQSKDDGELYTP, encoded by the coding sequence ATGACAAGCGACAAAGATGTTGAATATGTGGAGGAAGTGAAACAAATCGATTCTTCCTCGAAGTTGGATGAAAAAGCTACTAAGAATTTGTTCAAAACTCTGAAGGAATCTTTCAACCTGACCATGGCATTGTCAAGTCTGTTGTTGATTTGTTCTTCATTCTCTCATGGATTTGATAACCAGGGTTTTGCGACGATTCAGGCAATGGACTCTTTTACAGAAAAATTTGGGGAGTACAATGTTCGAACAGGCGTTTATGCTATTCCTCCTAAATTTTTATCGTACTTAAATAGTTTTCAATACATCGGATTTGCTTTTGGGCTGGTCTGCGGAAGCATAGTATCTTCGAGATTTGGCAGAAAAATATGTGTTCTATCAATGAGTCTATATGCGCTAATAACAGCCACTATCGCAATCACATCTGATTCTAAGGAACAGATATTATCAGCTAGGGTTCTTAACTATGTTTTCATTGGAATGGAAATGGCGGTAATCCCTGTGTTTCAGGCAGAAATTGTTCCGCCAAAGACTCGAGGATTCTTTGTTGGTGCTTTTCAGTTGTCATTAGCTATTGGTGGATTAATTATCCATATCATAACGAATAGCACGGCACATATTCATGGTACATCTTCATGGAGGATTCCTCTTGGACTTTACTATATTTTCCCAAGTATCATTGCATCTCTTATCATGTTTGTTCCAGAATCTCCAAGGTGGCTTATTCTGAAAGGTAAGAATGAAGAGGCAATGCAGTCTCTTGTTCGTTTGCGTAGCGGAACAATTCTAGAAAGTGAAATACCTGATGAGTTTGAAAGTATTATATCTTCGGTGGAAGTAGAAAAGCAACATGGAAGTAAATACACGGAGCTATTCACTGGAACAAATAAGAGAAGGACAATACTAGTGATTCTTGCAAACACTTTCCAGCAAGTGACTGGCCAGGCATTTTCCTCCCAGTATGGTACCATATTTATCAAATCTTTGCATACTGTGGATCCCTTTCAAATGTCAATTGTGTCCTCTGTTATAAATATTGTTGGAGTTGCCATAGTTTTGTTGTTTACTGATGCATTTGGTCGCAAGAAGTTCCTTGTAGTTGGATCAGTTATCCAGGCTATGGCCTTATTGGCAATGGGGGGCCTGGGGACAGGAGATATCACCACTGCCAAAAAGAAGGGAGTTGTCGCTACCATGATGATTAACGGCTTCGCTTATTGTATTTCATGGGCCCCTCTTTCATACGTTATAAGTAGCGAAATCCCTACTCCACGATTAAGAGACAAAACATACGCTGTTGGTATTCTGTTTAATATCCTGTTTGCTTTCCTCACTGCTTTTACGCTTCCTTACCTGCTCTCTAAGCCGTATGCAAACCTACAGTCAAAGGTCGGATTTATTTATGGCGCCTTTACTGTACTGGCCATTGTCTTTTCGTACTTTCTGCCTGAATGTCATGGGTTGAGTTTAGAGGAAATTGAACTGAACTTTGTAAATAATGTGCCTTTGAACCGTTTCTCTAAGAACCCTCAGCAAAGTAAAGATGATGGTGAATTGTATACTCCGTAA
- a CDS encoding arylsulfatase → MSPKPNLILFMPDQLRYDCIGANGNQKIKTPNIDRLTKLGARFSNCYLQHSVCSQSRASMFTGKYPHVTGHRGLTTLIKPYEDNLFKALKNDGYFVVNVGTRGDLFSAGGYEESFDEYGFTVQIDYNFKRNQSLEKPSFKGIQVDWPRLYYSGNRGSDLKIDYDEALIRSAEKWLTAFKNDPSLTGGKPWVLFLPLFFPHCPFEVEEKWYNMYSREDVPERVKLETKTGEEPLYMRRLREKHGLVDLPEPVWNEVIATYYGMISRLDWQFGRILDLVEEDLKNDLFLFFFTDHGEYLGDHNLIEKWPSGVSEQLTHGPLFIAGPSVEKGQTINHLVEMLDLVPTVFDLGKVKTRYPNNGKSWVPLLHAQSTDDIVHKDYVVSEGGFLKTEEPIIEVAPFPYDIKANLQHDEIDTVGRVVSMRTKEFTFIYRLYEPNELYNRIEDLEERHNLIADPTYTSIVDAFEKKMLKFFIESSDHAPFVTDTRIPEVNLPLPGSKQFK, encoded by the coding sequence ATGTCACCTAAACCAAATCTGATTTTGTTTATGCCTGATCAATTGAGGTATGATTGTATTGGCGCAAACGGAAATCAAAAGATTAAAACACCGAATATCGATAGACTGACGAAATTGGGAGCACGGTTCTCGAATTGTTATTTGCAGCATTCCGTATGTTCTCAATCACGAGCTTCTATGTTTACTGGTAAATATCCGCATGTTACCGGACATCGGGGATTGACGACGTTGATTAAGCCTTATGAAGACAACTTATTCAAGGCTTTAAAGAACGACGgatattttgttgttaaCGTTGGAACTAGAGGTGATTTGTTTTCTGCTGGTGGATATGAAGAGAGTTTTGATGAATATGGTTTCACTGTACAGATCGATTACAACTTTAAGAGAAACCAATCGTTGGAAAAACCATCTTTTAAAGGTATTCAAGTTGACTGGCCAAGACTGTATTACTCTGGAAATAGAGGCAGTGACCTCAAAATTGACTACGACGAAGCTCTGATAAGATCTGCTGAAAAATGGTTAACGGCGTTCAAAAACGATCCGTCTTTAACGGGTGGAAAGCCAtgggttttgtttttacCACTGTTCTTCCCTCATTGTCCTTTTGAAGTTGAGGAGAAGTGGTACAACATGTATTCCAGAGAGGATGTCCCAGAGAGAGTCAAGTTAGAGACAAAAACTGGAGAGGAACCTCTGTACATGAGAAGACTGAGAGAAAAACATGGTTTGGTAGATTTGCCTGAACCTGTCTGGAACGAGGTTATCGCCACCTACTATGGAATGATTAGTAGATTGGACTGGCAATTCGGTAGAATTCTGGATTTAGTAGAGGAAGACCTGAAGAATGATCTgttcttatttttctttaccGATCATGGAGAATACTTAGGCGATCATAATCTAATCGAAAAGTGGCCGAGTGGTGTTTCAGAACAATTGACGCATGGGCCGTTATTCATTGCGGGACCATCAGTAGAGAAAGGCCAGACGATCAATCATTTGGTAGAAATGCTTGATCTTGTACCAACGGTGTTTGATCTAGGGAAAGTTAAAACTCGATACCCAAACAACGGCAAATCATGGGTTCCATTGTTGCACGCGCAATCGACAGATGATATCGTTCACAAAGATTATGTTGTATCAGAAGGAGGCTTCTTAAAAACCGAGGAGCCGATTATTGAGGTCGCACCGTTTCCTTACGATATTAAGGCGAATTTACAGCAcgatgaaattgatacaGTTGGTCGCGTGGTCTCTATGAGAACCAAAGAGTTCACATTCATATATCGATTATATGAACCGAATGAGTTGTATAACAGAATAGAAGATCTAGAAGAGAGACACAATCTAATCGCCGATCCAACATACACGTCTATAGTTGATGcgtttgaaaagaaaatgttaAAGTTCTTCATAGAAAGCAGTGATCATGCTCCATTTGTAACTGACACTAGAATTCCAGAAGTGAACCTACCTCTACCAGGATCAAAGCAGTTTAAATAA
- the FCY2 gene encoding cytosine permease, which yields MSSPICNEGYLSCDIEKQDISDSGLQELEKDHSVYTTTTEVSRLSWVNRLADRVNAETKGIDPVTESEKNDADIMNAATMWFSSNMVISAFSLGCLGISACGLNFGTSVLTIFFFTILGVMPVALFSVFGVELGLRQMVLSRFLVGNITARLFSLMNVIACVGWVSVNTMASASLLHMINPSGNNCPPWAGCLIIIMCTIVVTFFGYRFIHLYEKWSWVPNFTVFLVIIARLAKSGNFTNGPWGGGPNTAAGVLSFGSSIFGYAAGWATYASDYTVYMPRQTNKRKVFFSVMLGLGLPLLFTMTLASAAMACTQTNKRWAELYASHSVGGLCYAILVEDSLWGFGSFCCVLLAMSTVANNTPNMYSIALGTQSIWEPLARVPRVFWTLVGNLAALAISIGAYYKFESFLSKFMDSIGYYIGIYIAVSLSEHYIYRHGFVGYTVSDWNRWDKLPVGYAGCTALFIGAFGVAFGMSQSYWKGEIGRHIGSGGADIGFELGAGFAFIAYNICRPLELKYNGR from the coding sequence ATGTCCTCGCCCATTTGCAACGAAGGATACCTGTCATGTGACATTGAGAAGCAAGACATATCCGACTCTGGTCTGCAAGAACTCGAAAAAGACCATTCAGTCTACACTACAACTACGGAGGTCTCAAGACTCTCCTGGGTTAATCGGTTGGCCGACAGAGTAAATGCCGAGACAAAAGGTATTGACCCTGTCACCGAATCTGAAAAGAACGACGCAGACATTATGAACGCGGCAACGATGTGGTTCTCTAGCAACATGGTCATCTCCGCATTTTCCTTGGGCTGTCTAGGTATATCTGCATGTGGACTCAATTTCGGAACTTCCGTTTTgaccatcttcttcttcaccattCTAGGAGTTATGCCTGTGGCCCTCTTCTCAGTATTTGGGGTCGAATTAGGCCTTAGACAGATGGTATTGTCCCGGTTCCTCGTGGGAAACATCACTGCCAGACTCTTCTCTCTGATGAATGTCATAGCTTGTGTTGGATGGGTTTCTGTCAACACTATGGCTTCCGCCTCGCTCTTGCACATGATAAACCCCAGCGGTAACAATTGTCCACCATGGGCCGGATGTCTGATTATTATCATGTGTACCATTGTCGTCACTTTCTTTGGGTATAGGTTCATTCATTTGTACGAGAAGTGGTCTTGGGTTCCGAACTTCACCGTCTTCCTAGTGATAATTGCGCGCTTGGCCAAGTCTGGAAACTTCACGAACGGTCCTTGGGGTGGTGGACCCAAtactgctgctggtgtACTCTCCTTCGGTAGTTCCATCTTTGGCTATGCTGCAGGATGGGCAACATACGCCTCCGATTACACCGTTTATATGCCAAGACAGACCAACAAGAGAAAGGTATTCTTCAGTGTAATGTTAGGCTTGGGATTACCATTGTTGTTCACCATGACACTGGCTTCGGCTGCTATGGCATGCACACAGACCAATAAGAGATGGGCTGAGTTATATGCTTCCCATTCGGTAGGTGGCTTATGCTATGCTATCTTGGTTGAAGACTCCCTCTGGGGCTTCGGATCCTTCTGCTGTGTGTTGCTAGCAATGTCCACTGTTGCAAACAACACGCCCAACATGTACTCTATTGCTTTGGGCACACAATCAATATGGGAACCTCTGGCCAGAGTCCCTCGTGTTTTTTGGACTTTGGTTGGTAACTTGGCTGCGCTAGCCATCTCCATCGGGGCCTACTACAAGTTCGAGTCTTTCTTGAGCAAATTCATGGACTCTATCGGTTATTAtattggtatatatattgctGTTTCCCTCTCGGAGCACTATATCTACAGACACGGGTTTGTAGGATACACTGTATCTGATTGGAACAGATGGGATAAGTTGCCGGTTGGCTACGCCGGTTGCACTGCACTATTCATTGGGGCTTTTGGTGTAGCTTTTGGCATGAGTCAATCATACTGGAAAGGCGAAATTGGAAGGCATATTGGGAGCGGTGGCGCAGACATTGGTTTCGAATTAGGTGCCGGATTTGCATTTATTGCATACAACATCTGCAGGCCTCTCGAACTAAAATATAATGGTCGCTAA
- the PUL3 gene encoding Pul3p (Uncharacterized membrane protein YNR062C), whose protein sequence is MQLEYSQKHLYLQYLGVSLIAVQFSFDTCVYLSSVVRYIKQCGSDDPESYLFVLQAVSAAVQVFFSFFIGDIAEYVGSIKWILIFLYFLSFVGNFLYSCAGAISLNALLGGRIICGTASSSGALVYSYISAITKDKTTVFKLFSIYRTSAGISMALAQLVAILFALCDFTIRGYQITSYNAPTFASSFMVLLICFILVFVLEDPPIKKTRKEQSYLNAWKKFFCADSNKLIACIILLWNMFLSTFFMCEILYFMPIFLTLKVGWKVEYEGVAFMISAILGVSGSFFAPNLVKLFSKLNSRATQNDTTDSSGNVKMEKEKTEQIRDMNELHRNQVSLTIFALFVALIGQAFMIGASEALKHNDLPETNSGIFFTSGMAITMTGYNFMGSSVPALFSMYIDPQVKVQLMPFIGAIAGIGKLVAPIVLAALYKTPLGLSIGVGFGMILVGISVPSLVYLRMKNI, encoded by the coding sequence ATGCAACTTGAATACTCACAAAAACATCTTTACCTTCAATATTTGGGGGTATCATTGATTGCTGTCCAGTTTAGTTTTGACACCTGTGTGTATCTATCAAGCGTCGTTAGGTACATCAAACAATGTGGTTCAGATGATCCTGAGAGTTATTTATTCGTTCTCCAAGCAGTGTCTGCTGCAGTTCAGGTGTTTTTCTCATTCTTTATTGGAGATATTGCTGAGTATGTTGGATCAATAAAGTGGATCCTAATCTTTCTATATTTTTTATCATTTGTGGGCAACTTCTTATACTCGTGTGCCGGAGCAATCTCTTTGAATGCATTACTTGGCGGCCGTATTATATGTGGAACTGCGTCATCTTCTGGAGCACTCGTTTATAGTTATATCTCTGCTATTACGAAAGATAAGACGACAGtcttcaaacttttttcaatatatcgTACATCGGCTGGTATAAGTATGGCGTTAGCACAATTGGTGGCGATCCTCTTTGCCTTATGTGATTTCACCATCAGAGGATATCAAATCACCTCTTACAATGCACCAACGTTCGCATCAAGCTTTATGGTATTACTTATTTGTTTTATCCTTGTATTTGTCTTAGAAGATCCACCAATCAAAAAGACTAGGAAGGAGCAAAGCTATTTAAATGCCTGGAAGAAATTCTTTTGCGCAGATAGTAACAAGCTAATTGCTTGTATAATACTTCTCTGGAACATGTTTCTCTCCACGTTTTTCATGTGTGAAATTCTCTACTTCATGccaatttttttaactCTAAAAGTAGGTTGGAAGGTAGAATATGAGGGAGTGGCTTTCATGATATCTGCTATTTTAGGTGTGTCTGGAAGCTTCTTTGCTCCAAATTTGGTAAAACTGTTTTCAAAGCTGAATAGCCGGGCCACGCAAAACGACACAACTGACAGTAGTGGCAATGTCAAgatggaaaaagaaaaaactgAACAAATACGTGACATGAACGAATTACACAGGAATCAGGTTTCTTTAACCATATTTGCATTGTTTGTCGCGTTGATAGGGCAAGCGTTTATGATCGGAGCCTCTGAAGCATTGAAACACAATGACTTACCGGAAACAAATTCAGgtatcttcttcacttcTGGAATGGCAATCACCATGACAGGCTATAATTTCATGGGATCCAGCGTCCCGGCATTATTCTCTATGTACATAGATCCTCAAGTCAAAGTTCAACTAATGCCATTTATAGGTGCTATTGCAGGAATTGGTAAATTGGTGGCCCCAATAGTACTTGCTGCGCTCTATAAAACACCGCTTGGTCTATCGATTGGCGTAGGTTTTGGAATGATATTAGTTGGTATCTCTGTTCCTTCGTTAGTCTATCTTCGGatgaaaaatatatga
- a CDS encoding flocculation protein FLO9: MWFALFQVLLLMGIPLVDCQSFNTDLNTVLGCDPKTNSLSKGFSVSYYHYPLIPSGSAGCYVGDSQTFLTDEYLHGGYATYGDGLIGSSTGVTDLTFQFRFPGGCLRPILGSLPSNYNNPPQFSMSNFSMLITGYFFAPKTGLYDFVITNGDDVIDINMGDGKAFACCQLENTITKPAPFDISVVWRTTSGSGSFNLVGGYYYPLRIFYMNRYQDAAIKMYFKDPDGVVHNNFDGYVFTIPDGEKCPAPVATTTLPWTFQSTATGTAIGTTTAVDGEAITEDFIVVRLPHIETATAINIPWTGTYTTTVATATTTVTGVDGIPTIETIFMWKPLRLKQRLQLMWHGLVRTRPLTPLNWLLPLVLMVL; encoded by the coding sequence ATGTGGTTTGCGCTTTTTcaggtattattattaatgGGAATACCATTAGTTGACTGTCAATCTTTCAACACTGACTTGAATACCGTTTTAGGTTGTGATCCTAAAACCAATTCATTATCCAAAGGTTTTTCTGTATCTTACTACCATTATCCCCTGATACCAAGTGGTTCAGCTGGGTGCTATGTGGGTGATAGTCAAACTTTTTTAACAGATGAATATTTACATGGCGGTTATGCAACATATGGGGATGGTTTAATCGGTAGCAGTACGGGCGTGACTGACTTAACATTTCAGTTTCGTTTCCCAGGCGGCTGTTTGAGACCTATATTAGGAAGTTTGCCATCTAATTACAATAATCCGCCCCAATTTTCCATGTCCAATTTTTCTATGTTGATTACGGGGTACTTCTTCGCTCCAAAAACTGGTTTATATGATTTTGTTATAACCAATGGGGACGATGTCATTGATATAAATATGGGTGATGGTAAGGCATTTGCGTGTTGCCAACTTGAAAACACTATAACCAAACCTGCTCCCTTTGACATTTCCGTCGTTTGGCGTACAACGTCCGGTAGTGGCTCTTTTAATCTAGTAGGAGGTTACTATTACCCATTAAGGATATTCTATATGAACCGCTACCAGGATGCTGCTATAAAAATGTATTTTAAGGATCCAGATGGTGTTGTGCACAACAATTTCGACGGATACGTGTTTACAATCCCTGATGGAGAAAAGTGCCCTGCTCCAGTTGCTACTACGACGTTACCATGGACATTTCAATCAACGGCCACTGGAACCGCTATTGGAACCACTACTGCTGTAGATGGTGAGGCCATAACTGAAGATTTTATCGTGGTCAGACTTCCACATATTGAAACTGCTACTGCAATTAATATACCATGGACCGGCACTTACACGACAACTGTAGCGACTGCTACCACCACAGTGACTGGCGTTGATGGAATACCAACTATCGAAACCATTTTCATGTGGAAACCCCTGAGGTTGAAACAGCGACTACAATTAATGTGGCATGGACTGGTTCGTACACGGCCACTTACTCCACTGAATTGGTTACTACCACTGGTGCTGATGGTGTTATAA